Within the Ensifer canadensis genome, the region GATGATCGCCCATGAAGGTCGAGATGAAGTAATAGGAGTGATCGTAGCGCTCATGCATGCGCAGCGTCAGGTCGATGCCGGTTCCCTTGATCGCTTCCTCGAAGAGCCATGGCCGCAGGCCGTTGTCGAGGAAACTGTCCGCCTTGCCCTGGTCGATCAGGAACTCCGGGAAGCGGGCACCATCCTTGACCAGCGCGCAGGCATCGTATTGCCGCCAGGCGGCCCTGTCCTCGCCGAGGTATTTCTCGAAGGCGCCGATGGACCAGTCGGCCGTCGACGGCTCGACGATCGGCGCAAAGGCCGAGCAGCTGCGGAAACGGTCCGGATGCTTGAGCGCGATGGTCATTGCACCGTGACCGCCCATCGAATGGCCGAAAATGCCCTGCCGGCTCATATCGATGCGAAAATGCTGGCTGACGAAGGCCGGCAGCTCCTCGGTGATGTAGCTGTACATCTGATAGTGCTCGGACCACGGTGTTTGCGTGGCATCGAGGTAGAAGCCTGCGCCCTTGCCCATCTGCCAGTTGGTGAGTTCGTCGGGAACTTCCGTGCCGCGCGGGCTGGTGTCGGGGCAGACGACGATCAGCCCGAGCTCGGCTGCCATACGGCGGTACTCACCCTTTTCCATCACGTTGGCATGGGTGCAGGTGAGGCCCGAGAGATACCAGAGCACCGGCCGCGGCTCCTTGATCGCCTGTGGCGGGACGAAGACAGCAAACGTCATCTCGCCCTTGCAGGCCGCGGATTCGTGCGAGAAGACGCCCTGCATGCCGCCAAATGCGGTGTTCTGAGAAAGGACTTTCATCAAATGCTCCTTGGATATCGTGGGATCAACCGGCGAGTTGCACGGCCGCGTTGACCGCAGCGGCGACAAGCACGGTGTTGAAGAAGAAGGAGACGATGGCGTGCATCAGGTTGATGCGCCGCATCGCCGTGGTGGTGATGGCGACGTCCGAAGTCTGGGCGGTCATGCCGATCACGAAGGAAAAATAGAGGAAATCATAGCCGCCGGGTTCCGGCGTCTCGGGAAAATCGAGGCCGCGCTGCGGGGCAGGGGTTTGCGCGCCGTCGTCAGGCACCCAATAGACATGGGCATAGTGCATGGCCGCCATCACGTGGATGGTCGCCCAGCCGAGAACGACCGAGGCAAAGGCTAGCGCCAGTTCGAGCGTTGGCCCCTTACTTTCGCCGTTCAACGCGAAGAACAGCGAGACCAGCGCCGTGGCGGCCGCTGCGAAAGTGACCAGGAAAATCACCGCTTCGGGTTCGTCGGTGTTTCTCGCATGCGTCTTGAGATGCTTGCCCGTCATCATCCGCAGCCGCCGGGCGCTCATGATCAGGTAGACGCAGAAAAAAGTGACGGCTGAGACTTCGAAACTATAGCGCGGCGCGGCAAACCACATGACGGGCAGGCTGGCAAGAGCACAGGGGAGCGCGGTGTAGAACGGCCAGTGCCTGAGCCTTGTCGTCGCTGTCATCGGAGTGCCCCTGCGATCCCTTGCGGATTGACGCCGCGCCTCACTTTTTCGTCTGGCGCGCGAGTCGGTCAAGTGTCTCGAGGAAGGTCGAACGGTCGCGTTGCGTGAAGGCGGCATTGTAGCCCTTGCTTTCGCCGGTCTCGCGCAGGTGTTGGCCAAGGTCGCGCATGGCAGACGCCATGCCGATATTGCTCTTGTCGAAGACGCGCCCGGACGGGCCGGTGACGAATGCGCCGGCGGCCACGCAACGAACCGCAAGCGGCACGTCGGCAGTCACGACGATATCGCCCTCATGCGCGCGTTCGGCGATCCAGTCGTCGGCGGCGTCGAAGCTTGCCGACACGATGACGTTGTGGACCATCGGGTCGCGCGACGGTCGCAGGCCCGAGTTGGCGACGAAGGTCACCTTGAAGCCATGGCGCTCGGCCACCTTCAGCACTTCCGCCTTCACCGGGCAGGCATCGGCATCGACATAGATCATCCTGAATCCGTTTCTCAAATGGACCGAAAAAGCGCCGGAATACAATCGATTCCGGCGCTTTCCTGAATCGGATTTTAAGCTTAGTAGAGAACCACGCTGCGGATGCTCTCGCCGGAGTGCATCAGCTCGAAGCCCTTGTTGATGTCTTCGAGCGGCATCGTGTGGGTGATCATCGGATCGATCTCGATCTTGCCTTCCATGTACCAGTCGACAATCTTCGGCACGTCGGTGCGGCCGCGGGCGCCGCCAAAGGCGGTGCCCATCCAGCTGCGACCGGTGACGAGCTGGAACGGACGGGTGGAGATTTCCTGGCCCGCACCGGCAACGCCGATGACCACCGACTTGCCCCAGCCGCGATGCGAGGCTTCGAGCGCCTGGCGCATCACCTTGGTGTTGCCGGTGCAATCGAAGGTATAATCGGCGCCGCCGATCTGGTCGGCCCCGCGCTTCGTCATGTTGACGAGGTAAGGCACGATGTCGTCGCCAACCTCCTTCGGATTGACGAAGTGGGTCATGCCAAAGCGTTCGCCCCAGGCCTTCTTGTCGTTGTTGAGATCGACGCCGATGATCATGTCGGCGCCGGCAAGCCGCAGGCCCTGGATGACATTGAGGCCGATGCCGCCGAGGCCGAAGACGATCGCGGTCGCGCCGATCTCGACCTTGGCCGTGTTGATCACCGCGCCGATGCCGGTGGTGACGCCGCAGCCGATGTAGCAGATCTTGTCGAACGGCGCGTCGGGGTTGACCTTGGCCAGCGCGATCTCCGGCAGCACGGTGTAATTGGCGAAGGTGGAGCAGCCCATATAGTGATGGATCTTGTCCTTGCCGATCGAAAAGCGCGAGGTGCCATCCGGCATCAGGCCCTGGCCCTGGGTCGAGCGGATCGCCGTGCACAGGTTGGTCTTGCGCGACAGACACGACGGGCAGGTCCGGCATTCCGGCGTATAGAGCGGGATGACATGGTCGCCCTTCTTGACCGAGGTCACGCCCGGGCCGACATCAACGACGACGCCGGCACCCTCATGGCCGAGGATCGCCGGGAACAGACCTTCGGGGTCGGCGCCGGAAAGCGTGAAATCGTCGGTGTGGCAGATGCCGGTCGCCTTGACCTCGATCAGAACCTCGCCGGCCCGCGGGCCTTCGAGCTGAACGGTCATCACTTCCAGCGGCTTGCCGGCCTGAACGGCGACGGCGGCGCGTACATCCATCTATTTTCTCCTTGAACTAACAATGATTTCGGGTGGCATCGACAGAACGGCCAATGTCGCCCGTTGGAATCGGCAATGAACTAACGAATAGTCTGTTGAACGCGATTGAGCTCTATCTCAAGAGCGGCAATGGCCCTGCCAGTCTGTTCGTGCAATTTCTTGACGAGAGCCAGCTGCTCTCGAAGGCTCTCGCTCGAAACGGTCTTCGTCTCATCATCCGGCGCGCGGCCCATGCCGGCGATCAGCCAGGCGGGCGTAACACCGAGCACGCCGGCGAGCATGAACAGGCGGGTGGTGCGCGGCTCCGCACGGTCGCGCTCCCAGGCGGCAACCGTTTCCACTCTGACGCCGAGCTGATCGGCAAGGTCCTTGGTCGAGAGGTTGGCCGCGTCGCGCGCGCGCCAGATGCGCCCGCCCAACGTATCTCCGTCGCCGGTGTCGCGCAGGCGAGCAATCATCGTTTCGGTGGACAAGCGCATGGATATCTCCTTTGCCACGGTCACGTTCAAAGGTCCCGGTTTCTGATCAGAGAAGTAAGAGCGCTTCTCCTCCGGGGCGGAAGATGAAATGAGCTTATAGGCATTCGGCCCGTCAGGGACCACCCCGCAGCGGCAAAAACACGGTCAAAAGCGGCTCCGACCATGAAACATGTCTTACCGTGTCGTACCCGTATGCGTTGAAAAGTGCTGCGAACGTTCTAAAGTGGCGCAGCCCAATCGGAACAAGCCCATGACCGCGTCTGCATCGACAGCAGCCAATCCCCAGAACACGGTAATGCAGGGCGTCGCCATCATGCTCTTTGCCATGATCATCCTGCCAGGCATGGATGTGATCGCCAAGTACATGGCTGTCGTCGAGGGCATGGCGCCGGCACAGGTGACGTTCTATCGATTCTTCTTCCAGCTTGTCGCCACGCTGCCCTTGCTCATTACCGTTGGTGGTCTGCGGGCGCTGCGCCCGAAAAGGCTCTGGCTCAACCTGCTGCGCGGCGTTCTTCTGGCGGCGGCGGCCTTGTTCTTCTTCATTTCGGTGAAATACATGCCGCTCGCCG harbors:
- the fghA gene encoding S-formylglutathione hydrolase, yielding MKVLSQNTAFGGMQGVFSHESAACKGEMTFAVFVPPQAIKEPRPVLWYLSGLTCTHANVMEKGEYRRMAAELGLIVVCPDTSPRGTEVPDELTNWQMGKGAGFYLDATQTPWSEHYQMYSYITEELPAFVSQHFRIDMSRQGIFGHSMGGHGAMTIALKHPDRFRSCSAFAPIVEPSTADWSIGAFEKYLGEDRAAWRQYDACALVKDGARFPEFLIDQGKADSFLDNGLRPWLFEEAIKGTGIDLTLRMHERYDHSYYFISTFMGDHLKWHAERLA
- a CDS encoding DUF1345 domain-containing protein — encoded protein: MTATTRLRHWPFYTALPCALASLPVMWFAAPRYSFEVSAVTFFCVYLIMSARRLRMMTGKHLKTHARNTDEPEAVIFLVTFAAAATALVSLFFALNGESKGPTLELALAFASVVLGWATIHVMAAMHYAHVYWVPDDGAQTPAPQRGLDFPETPEPGGYDFLYFSFVIGMTAQTSDVAITTTAMRRINLMHAIVSFFFNTVLVAAAVNAAVQLAG
- a CDS encoding YaiI/YqxD family protein → MIYVDADACPVKAEVLKVAERHGFKVTFVANSGLRPSRDPMVHNVIVSASFDAADDWIAERAHEGDIVVTADVPLAVRCVAAGAFVTGPSGRVFDKSNIGMASAMRDLGQHLRETGESKGYNAAFTQRDRSTFLETLDRLARQTKK
- a CDS encoding S-(hydroxymethyl)glutathione dehydrogenase/class III alcohol dehydrogenase gives rise to the protein MDVRAAVAVQAGKPLEVMTVQLEGPRAGEVLIEVKATGICHTDDFTLSGADPEGLFPAILGHEGAGVVVDVGPGVTSVKKGDHVIPLYTPECRTCPSCLSRKTNLCTAIRSTQGQGLMPDGTSRFSIGKDKIHHYMGCSTFANYTVLPEIALAKVNPDAPFDKICYIGCGVTTGIGAVINTAKVEIGATAIVFGLGGIGLNVIQGLRLAGADMIIGVDLNNDKKAWGERFGMTHFVNPKEVGDDIVPYLVNMTKRGADQIGGADYTFDCTGNTKVMRQALEASHRGWGKSVVIGVAGAGQEISTRPFQLVTGRSWMGTAFGGARGRTDVPKIVDWYMEGKIEIDPMITHTMPLEDINKGFELMHSGESIRSVVLY
- a CDS encoding helix-turn-helix domain-containing protein, whose amino-acid sequence is MRLSTETMIARLRDTGDGDTLGGRIWRARDAANLSTKDLADQLGVRVETVAAWERDRAEPRTTRLFMLAGVLGVTPAWLIAGMGRAPDDETKTVSSESLREQLALVKKLHEQTGRAIAALEIELNRVQQTIR